A part of Desulfurococcaceae archaeon genomic DNA contains:
- a CDS encoding archease, producing the protein MRRVEERVIYSLPGVYDSLEHTGDVYLKVRGSNLLELFENSGIALFDTMVDTRRVNGVLERGVEAEGFDLENLLYRWLEELLILYYSEKLVCGRVVASSFQVERVDGELSYRVRGKAYCEEFNPEKHEARVEVKSPTYSLMRVLKSEEGWVAYFVLDI; encoded by the coding sequence TTGCGCAGGGTAGAGGAGAGGGTGATTTACAGCCTTCCGGGAGTGTACGACTCGCTAGAACACACGGGGGACGTTTACCTGAAGGTACGGGGAAGTAATTTACTTGAACTATTCGAAAACAGCGGCATCGCCCTCTTCGACACCATGGTTGATACGAGGCGGGTGAACGGGGTCTTGGAGAGGGGCGTTGAAGCCGAGGGATTCGACCTCGAAAACCTCCTTTACAGGTGGCTTGAAGAGCTCTTAATACTGTACTACAGCGAGAAGCTCGTCTGCGGCAGGGTCGTTGCCAGTAGCTTCCAGGTGGAAAGGGTTGACGGCGAGCTATCGTACAGGGTGAGGGGTAAGGCTTACTGCGAGGAGTTCAACCCGGAAAAGCACGAAGCCCGTGTAGAGGTGAAGTCGCCTACTTACAGCTTAATGCGCGTACTGAAGAGCGAGGAGGGGTGGGTGGCCTACTTCGTGCTCGACATATAG
- a CDS encoding archaemetzincin family Zn-dependent metalloprotease, with protein sequence MVKVAVVPLTTRGVLEFIDNLVTEVEGALKEAGLVGVEVIAWPDVVKPPMKCFSWDRAQYHANCVVRHLKEVFQVVKATSSTLVIGVGYLDGYEHGLNFVFGEALPGQGVAVVFTKRLRPEFYGEKADYTLYFERLVKETLHELGHLLGLEHCTGSCVMRFSNSVYEVDEKPGHYCDLCRAKMLRYYMSSTK encoded by the coding sequence GTGGTCAAGGTAGCAGTAGTTCCGTTGACGACGCGGGGGGTCCTAGAGTTCATTGACAACCTGGTTACCGAGGTGGAGGGTGCCCTCAAGGAGGCCGGTTTAGTGGGCGTGGAGGTGATCGCGTGGCCTGACGTTGTTAAGCCGCCCATGAAGTGCTTTTCCTGGGACCGTGCCCAGTACCATGCAAACTGCGTAGTCAGGCACCTCAAAGAGGTATTCCAGGTGGTTAAGGCCACATCAAGCACCCTTGTCATCGGGGTGGGGTACCTCGACGGTTACGAGCACGGGTTAAACTTCGTCTTCGGGGAGGCGTTGCCGGGTCAGGGAGTAGCGGTTGTTTTCACGAAGAGGCTAAGGCCGGAGTTCTACGGCGAGAAGGCGGATTACACCCTGTACTTCGAGAGGCTGGTCAAGGAGACGCTCCACGAGCTCGGGCATCTCCTGGGGCTAGAGCACTGCACCGGTAGCTGCGTGATGAGGTTTAGTAACAGCGTGTACGAGGTCGACGAGAAGCCGGGACATTACTGCGATCTCTGCAGGGCGAAGATGCTCAGGTACTATATGTCGAGCACGAAGTAG
- the rbcL gene encoding type III ribulose-bisphosphate carboxylase — MARKYPFEPYQEYLLPGYVPDPENDVIAVFRLMPAPGFSVEEAASGVGAESSTGTWTTLYSWYDVERVKRLSSKVYEILDLGDGSYAVKIAYPAELFEEGNMPGLLASVAGNIFGMKRAAAVRLEDLYLPRRFLEHFKGPSKGVKGVREVFKVYERPIVGTVPKPKEGYTPEELEKLAYELLSGGLDYVKDDENLTSPSFCRFEARARAIMKVIDRVEKETGERKAWFANITADVREMEKRLKLVADYGNPYVMVDVVIAGWSALTYVRDLAEEHELAIHAHRAMHAAFTRNKYHGVSMHVLAKLYRVVGVDQLHVGTAGVGKLEGEKLDVVRCARILREAHFNPDPDDALHLEQPMHHIKPAMPVSSGGLHPGILQPVVEALGKDIVVQVGGGVIGHPDGPRAGALAVRQALEALSKGVPLEEYSKTHRELARALEKWGFAKPI, encoded by the coding sequence GTGGCGAGGAAATACCCCTTTGAACCTTACCAGGAATACCTCCTCCCCGGGTACGTCCCCGACCCCGAAAACGACGTAATCGCCGTGTTCAGGTTAATGCCGGCTCCCGGTTTTAGCGTAGAGGAAGCGGCCAGCGGGGTCGGTGCCGAGAGCAGTACGGGTACCTGGACAACCCTCTACTCCTGGTACGACGTGGAGCGGGTGAAACGGCTTAGCTCCAAGGTGTACGAGATACTGGACTTGGGGGATGGCTCGTACGCGGTGAAAATAGCTTACCCAGCGGAGCTCTTCGAGGAGGGCAACATGCCGGGGCTCCTCGCGAGCGTTGCCGGGAACATCTTCGGCATGAAGAGGGCAGCCGCGGTTAGGCTGGAAGACCTGTACCTGCCGAGGAGGTTTCTCGAGCACTTTAAGGGGCCCAGTAAAGGCGTTAAGGGCGTGAGGGAGGTGTTCAAGGTGTACGAGAGGCCGATCGTGGGCACGGTCCCGAAGCCCAAGGAAGGTTACACGCCCGAGGAGTTGGAGAAGCTGGCTTACGAGCTCTTGTCCGGGGGACTGGACTACGTGAAGGACGACGAGAACCTCACAAGCCCAAGCTTCTGCCGGTTCGAGGCAAGGGCGAGGGCCATTATGAAGGTCATCGACAGGGTCGAGAAGGAGACGGGTGAGAGGAAGGCCTGGTTCGCTAACATAACTGCAGATGTACGCGAAATGGAGAAGAGGCTTAAACTCGTAGCAGACTATGGTAACCCATACGTGATGGTGGACGTGGTGATCGCGGGTTGGAGCGCCCTGACCTACGTAAGGGACCTCGCGGAGGAGCACGAGCTCGCAATACACGCTCACAGGGCTATGCACGCGGCCTTTACGAGGAACAAGTACCACGGGGTTTCAATGCACGTACTAGCTAAGCTGTACCGGGTAGTGGGGGTGGACCAGCTACACGTGGGGACTGCCGGTGTAGGCAAGCTGGAAGGCGAGAAACTAGACGTGGTTAGGTGCGCAAGGATACTAAGAGAAGCGCACTTCAACCCCGACCCCGACGACGCGCTCCACTTAGAGCAACCAATGCACCACATAAAGCCGGCGATGCCGGTATCCTCTGGTGGGCTTCACCCGGGCATACTCCAGCCTGTGGTCGAGGCGCTGGGTAAGGACATAGTGGTGCAGGTGGGTGGAGGCGTCATAGGGCACCCCGACGGGCCTAGAGCGGGTGCACTAGCGGTTAGGCAAGCGCTTGAAGCGCTGAGTAAGGGAGTACCGCTAGAGGAGTACTCGAAAACTCATAGAGAGCTAGCGAGGGCTCTGGAAAAATGGGGGTTCGCGAAGCCGATCTAG